One region of Azoarcus sp. CIB genomic DNA includes:
- the ftsH gene encoding ATP-dependent zinc metalloprotease FtsH, which yields MNNLFKNLAIWMVIGVVLMTVFNQFNSRQVSTNTMEYSQFLEEAKAGRIAKATVDGRLVRATTQEGRQITVYTPGVQDIWMVSDLIRAGVAVNASKPEEEQSFLMSIFVSWFPMLLLIGVWVFFMRQMQGGGRGGAFSFGKSKARMLDESANSLSFADVAGCDEAKEEVAELVDFLRDPSKFQKLGGHIPKGVLMVGSPGTGKTLLAKAIAGEAKVPFFSISGSDFVEMFVGVGAARVRDMFEQAKKHAPCIIFIDEIDAVGRQRGAGMGGGNDEREQTLNQLLVEMDGFEGQTGVIVIAATNRPDVLDPALLRPGRFDRQVVVPLPDIRGREQILKVHMRKVPIAPDVEPVVLARGTPGFSGADLANLVNEAALFAARGSKRLVDMDDFERAKDKIMMGSERRSMVMPEEERRNTAYHESGHAVVAKLLDKTDPVHKVTIIPRGRALGVTMQLPETDRYSQDRERLLQMIAVLFGGRICEEIFMKQMTTGASNDFQRATDLARRMVTQWGMSDNLGPMVYGEEEGEIFLGRQVTTHRNVSEATMQKVDAEIRRIIDQQYALARRLIEENSDKIETMTKALLEWETLDADQIQDIMMGQPPRAPKPTSQAVRSSRDDDAPGAAPTAAAPVA from the coding sequence TTGAATAATCTCTTCAAGAATCTCGCGATCTGGATGGTCATCGGCGTCGTCCTGATGACGGTGTTCAACCAGTTCAATTCGCGACAGGTCTCGACCAACACGATGGAATATTCCCAATTCCTCGAGGAGGCGAAGGCTGGGCGCATCGCGAAGGCGACGGTTGACGGTCGGCTCGTGCGTGCAACTACGCAGGAAGGCCGTCAGATCACGGTCTATACACCCGGGGTGCAGGACATCTGGATGGTGTCGGACCTGATCCGCGCCGGTGTTGCCGTCAATGCAAGCAAGCCCGAGGAAGAGCAGTCCTTCCTGATGAGCATCTTCGTGTCGTGGTTCCCGATGCTCCTGCTCATCGGCGTATGGGTGTTCTTCATGCGCCAGATGCAGGGGGGCGGGCGCGGCGGTGCGTTCTCGTTCGGCAAGTCGAAGGCCCGCATGCTCGACGAGTCGGCGAATTCGCTGAGCTTCGCGGACGTCGCCGGCTGTGACGAGGCGAAGGAAGAGGTGGCGGAACTCGTCGATTTCCTCCGTGATCCGTCCAAATTCCAGAAGCTCGGCGGACACATCCCGAAGGGTGTCCTGATGGTCGGTTCCCCCGGAACGGGCAAGACGCTGCTCGCGAAGGCCATCGCCGGCGAGGCTAAGGTTCCCTTCTTCTCGATCTCCGGTTCTGACTTCGTCGAAATGTTTGTCGGCGTTGGTGCAGCACGTGTGCGCGACATGTTCGAGCAGGCCAAGAAACACGCTCCGTGCATCATTTTCATCGACGAGATCGATGCCGTCGGTCGCCAGCGTGGCGCCGGCATGGGCGGCGGCAACGACGAGCGCGAACAGACGCTTAACCAGTTGCTGGTCGAGATGGACGGTTTCGAAGGGCAGACCGGCGTGATCGTGATCGCCGCCACCAACCGTCCCGACGTGCTTGACCCGGCGCTGCTTCGTCCCGGGCGCTTCGACCGCCAGGTCGTCGTGCCGCTGCCGGACATCCGCGGCCGCGAGCAGATCCTCAAGGTGCACATGCGCAAGGTGCCGATCGCGCCGGACGTCGAGCCGGTCGTTCTAGCGCGCGGCACACCCGGTTTCTCCGGCGCCGACCTTGCAAACCTCGTCAACGAGGCGGCACTTTTCGCGGCACGCGGGAGCAAGCGTCTGGTAGATATGGACGACTTCGAGCGCGCCAAGGACAAGATCATGATGGGCTCGGAGCGTCGCTCCATGGTCATGCCCGAAGAAGAGCGCCGCAACACCGCCTACCACGAGTCGGGTCATGCAGTGGTCGCCAAGCTGCTCGACAAGACCGACCCGGTGCATAAGGTCACCATCATCCCGCGTGGCCGCGCCTTGGGCGTGACGATGCAACTGCCGGAGACCGATCGCTACAGCCAAGATCGCGAGCGTTTGTTGCAGATGATCGCCGTGTTGTTCGGCGGCCGGATCTGCGAAGAGATCTTCATGAAGCAGATGACGACCGGGGCATCGAACGACTTCCAGCGCGCGACCGATCTTGCGCGCCGGATGGTGACCCAGTGGGGTATGTCGGACAACCTCGGCCCGATGGTGTATGGCGAGGAAGAAGGCGAGATCTTCCTCGGAAGGCAGGTCACCACTCACCGTAACGTATCGGAAGCCACGATGCAGAAGGTGGACGCGGAGATTCGTCGCATCATCGACCAGCAGTACGCTCTGGCGCGCCGTCTGATCGAGGAAAACAGCGACAAGATCGAGACGATGACGAAGGCGCTCCTCGAGTGGGAGACCCTGGATGCGGATCAAATCCAAGACATCATGATGGGTCAGCCCCCGCGCGCGCCGAAGCCGACGTCGCAGGCGGTCCGGAGCTCGCGCGACGACGATGCGCCTGGTGCAGCACCGACGGCGGCTGCGCCCGTCGCCTGA
- a CDS encoding RlmE family RNA methyltransferase, which produces MTRTKTSKAWMHEHVNDSYVQRAKSEGYRSRAAYKLMEIDDKDHLLRPGMVVVDLGAAPGSWTQVALQRVGRGGRVFALDLLPVEPLFGMEFIQGDFQEDAVLAELENRLAGEPVDLVLSDMAPNMSGIDTVDQARSIHLGELALDFAARHLKPGGNFLIKVFQGAGFMEFRSEIQRHFASLQVRKPKASRDRSAEVYLLGLRRKPD; this is translated from the coding sequence ATGACTAGGACCAAGACCAGCAAGGCATGGATGCACGAGCACGTGAACGACTCCTACGTGCAGCGTGCGAAGAGCGAAGGCTACCGTTCGCGTGCCGCGTACAAGCTGATGGAGATCGATGACAAGGACCATCTGCTGCGACCCGGCATGGTCGTTGTCGACCTCGGAGCCGCTCCGGGCTCCTGGACGCAGGTCGCACTGCAACGTGTCGGCAGGGGCGGGCGTGTGTTTGCGCTCGACCTGCTTCCGGTCGAGCCATTGTTCGGCATGGAGTTCATTCAGGGCGATTTTCAGGAAGATGCGGTGTTGGCCGAACTCGAAAACCGACTCGCGGGTGAGCCGGTCGACCTTGTACTTTCCGACATGGCCCCCAATATGTCGGGTATCGACACGGTGGACCAGGCGCGTTCCATCCATCTCGGCGAACTGGCTCTCGATTTCGCGGCACGGCATCTGAAACCTGGCGGAAATTTTCTTATCAAGGTGTTTCAGGGCGCCGGCTTCATGGAGTTCCGTAGCGAGATCCAGCGCCATTTCGCCTCGCTTCAGGTGCGCAAGCCGAAGGCCTCGCGAGACCGCAGCGCCGAGGTCTATCTCCTGGGTCTGAGGCGCAAGCCCGACTGA
- the glmM gene encoding phosphoglucosamine mutase has product MARKYFGTDGVRGKVGDSAITPDFVMRLGYAAGVTIVGREQLPRGDRPAVLIGKDTRISGYMLEAALEAGFAAAGVDVLLAGPVPTPAVAYLTRALRLQAGVVISASHNPYYDNGIKFFSADGSKLPDAVEMEIEARVDQPMGCAESARLGKARRIDDAAGRYVEFCKSTFPNELDLRELRIVLDCANGAAYHIAPSVFHELGAEVVSVGVEPNGLNINERCGATSPEHLRAAVLANKADLGIALDGDGDRVMMVDARGELYDGDKLLYVIASAQRARGRLDGVVGTLMSNLGFEHAVGRLGVPFARARVGDRYVLEMLQEKGWKLGGENSGHIICLDRHTTGDGIISALQVLAALLQTGKSLAEACADLVFYPQKLINVKLPAGFDWQAHQGIASAAKDAESRLGSRGRVLLRPSGTEPLLRVMVEGQDCAEVEGLAREIADCIEKATNGHC; this is encoded by the coding sequence ATGGCGCGTAAATATTTCGGTACTGACGGAGTCCGCGGCAAGGTCGGAGACTCCGCGATCACGCCTGATTTCGTGATGCGGCTCGGCTACGCAGCGGGTGTGACGATCGTCGGGCGGGAGCAATTGCCGCGCGGTGATCGGCCGGCGGTGCTGATCGGAAAGGACACCCGTATTTCCGGCTATATGCTCGAGGCCGCCCTGGAGGCGGGTTTTGCCGCCGCCGGAGTCGATGTGTTGCTCGCTGGACCGGTTCCGACGCCCGCCGTGGCTTACCTCACGCGCGCCCTGCGTTTGCAGGCTGGCGTCGTGATCTCCGCTTCGCACAACCCCTATTACGATAACGGCATCAAGTTCTTTTCGGCCGACGGAAGTAAGCTGCCCGACGCAGTCGAGATGGAGATCGAGGCGCGCGTGGACCAGCCGATGGGCTGCGCGGAGTCGGCCAGGCTCGGCAAGGCGAGGCGCATCGACGATGCCGCAGGCCGTTACGTGGAATTCTGCAAGAGCACCTTCCCGAACGAACTGGATCTGCGAGAGCTCAGGATCGTCCTCGATTGTGCCAATGGAGCGGCGTACCACATCGCACCGAGCGTATTTCACGAACTCGGGGCCGAAGTGGTTTCGGTCGGCGTAGAGCCCAACGGGCTCAACATCAACGAGCGCTGCGGGGCTACTTCGCCGGAGCACCTGCGTGCGGCGGTACTGGCCAACAAGGCGGATCTCGGTATCGCGCTCGACGGCGACGGCGATCGCGTGATGATGGTGGACGCGCGTGGCGAACTCTACGATGGCGACAAGCTGCTCTACGTGATCGCATCTGCGCAACGGGCGCGGGGACGTCTCGATGGCGTCGTGGGCACCCTCATGAGCAATCTTGGTTTCGAGCATGCGGTCGGGAGGCTGGGCGTCCCCTTCGCCCGGGCGAGGGTCGGCGACCGCTACGTGCTCGAGATGCTTCAGGAGAAGGGCTGGAAGCTGGGCGGAGAGAACTCGGGCCACATCATCTGTCTCGACCGGCACACCACCGGAGATGGCATCATTTCCGCCCTGCAAGTTCTAGCCGCCCTACTGCAGACGGGAAAGAGCCTTGCCGAAGCGTGCGCGGATCTCGTCTTCTATCCCCAGAAGTTGATCAACGTGAAGCTTCCGGCCGGATTCGACTGGCAGGCACATCAGGGCATCGCCTCTGCCGCCAAGGACGCCGAGTCACGCTTGGGAAGCCGTGGTCGTGTGCTGCTTCGTCCGTCGGGTACCGAACCGCTGCTGCGGGTCATGGTGGAAGGGCAGGACTGCGCCGAGGTCGAAGGCCTTGCGCGTGAGATCGCAGATTGCATCGAAAAAGCAACGAACGGCCACTGTTAA
- a CDS encoding PstS family phosphate ABC transporter substrate-binding protein, whose amino-acid sequence MSGFKQTALAAAVLVLGAQAAHAQSLVKIDGSSTVFPVTEAVAEDFQSSKKGEVKVTVGISGTGGGFKKFCRGEIDIADASRPILKKEMEACSQAGIKYIELPVAFDALTVVANPKNAFIKQLSVEQLKKMWEPGAQGAVTSWKQIDPSFPDAPLKLFGAGSDSGTFDYFTEAVVGKAKASRGDYTASEDDNVLVQGVSRDINAIGYFGYAYYAENQGKLKAVSIVNKEGKPVLPGAAAVLDGSYNPLSRPIFIYVAEKSLEKAEVRDFVTYYLKNASKLATEVKYVPLPAKAYEIALDHVNKKKLGTVFGGEAEVGVTIDSLLAREAKL is encoded by the coding sequence ATGTCGGGTTTCAAGCAGACTGCTCTCGCAGCCGCCGTCCTCGTGCTGGGAGCGCAGGCCGCGCATGCTCAGTCCCTGGTCAAGATCGACGGTTCGAGCACGGTGTTCCCGGTCACCGAGGCAGTCGCAGAGGACTTCCAGTCCTCCAAGAAAGGTGAAGTGAAGGTGACGGTCGGCATCTCCGGAACCGGAGGCGGTTTCAAGAAGTTCTGCCGCGGCGAAATCGACATTGCTGACGCCTCGCGTCCCATTCTGAAGAAGGAAATGGAAGCCTGCTCGCAAGCCGGCATCAAGTACATCGAGCTGCCGGTCGCTTTCGATGCCCTGACCGTCGTCGCGAACCCCAAGAATGCCTTCATCAAGCAGTTGTCGGTCGAGCAGCTCAAGAAGATGTGGGAGCCGGGCGCGCAGGGCGCCGTCACCAGCTGGAAACAGATCGATCCGTCCTTCCCTGATGCGCCGCTCAAGCTGTTTGGTGCCGGGTCGGATTCGGGTACCTTCGATTACTTCACGGAAGCGGTCGTCGGCAAAGCGAAGGCCTCTCGCGGCGACTACACGGCCTCCGAGGACGACAACGTGCTGGTACAGGGTGTCTCCCGCGACATCAACGCCATCGGCTACTTCGGTTATGCCTATTACGCGGAAAACCAGGGCAAGCTCAAGGCTGTGTCGATCGTGAATAAGGAAGGCAAGCCAGTTCTGCCCGGTGCGGCGGCGGTGCTTGACGGTTCGTATAATCCGCTCTCGCGTCCGATCTTCATCTACGTTGCGGAAAAATCCCTTGAAAAGGCTGAAGTCCGCGACTTCGTGACCTACTATCTGAAAAATGCAAGCAAGCTCGCGACCGAAGTGAAATACGTTCCGCTCCCGGCCAAGGCATATGAGATCGCCTTGGACCACGTCAACAAGAAGAAGCTCGGCACCGTCTTCGGTGGCGAAGCTGAAGTCGGTGTAACGATCGATTCGCTGCTGGCTCGCGAAGCCAAGCTCTGA
- the folP gene encoding dihydropteroate synthase, translating into MAVLKCGRFDIDLERPRIMAIINTTPDSFSGDGLGHDIDAALRRCESAVAAGAHILDIGGESTRPGSDSVSEQEELDRVVPVVERLADWPVPVSIDTVKPAVMRASLAAGASLINDINGFRAPGAIEAVSDSDAALCVMHMQGEPRSMQEAPHYNDVVGEVIDFLDRQVRALEAQGVARGRILLDPGFGFGKTLEHNLSLMRALDCFLETGYPLLIGVSRKSMLGAITGRAVADRTVASVAAALIAIERGARIVRVHDVAQTRDAVAVWEAVRFGVS; encoded by the coding sequence ATGGCGGTTCTCAAGTGCGGCCGGTTCGACATCGATCTCGAGCGCCCGCGCATCATGGCCATCATCAACACTACGCCGGACTCATTCAGCGGAGATGGGCTCGGCCACGACATCGATGCCGCCTTGCGGCGCTGCGAAAGTGCAGTCGCGGCCGGCGCGCATATCCTTGACATCGGTGGCGAATCGACTCGCCCAGGGTCCGACTCCGTCTCCGAGCAGGAGGAGCTCGACCGCGTCGTTCCCGTTGTCGAGCGCCTTGCCGACTGGCCGGTTCCTGTGTCCATCGACACGGTGAAGCCTGCGGTCATGCGTGCGTCCCTGGCTGCGGGTGCGAGTCTGATCAACGACATCAACGGATTCCGCGCGCCCGGGGCGATCGAGGCGGTGAGCGATTCCGATGCCGCCTTGTGCGTGATGCACATGCAGGGCGAACCGCGCAGCATGCAGGAGGCCCCTCACTACAACGACGTGGTGGGCGAGGTGATTGATTTTCTCGATCGACAAGTGCGCGCGCTGGAGGCTCAGGGGGTTGCCAGAGGGCGCATCCTGCTTGATCCCGGCTTTGGTTTCGGGAAGACGCTGGAACACAATCTCTCCCTAATGCGTGCGCTCGACTGCTTCCTTGAGACAGGTTATCCGCTGCTCATCGGTGTGTCGCGCAAGTCGATGTTGGGCGCCATTACCGGGCGTGCCGTTGCAGACCGGACCGTCGCAAGCGTCGCTGCCGCCCTGATTGCCATCGAACGCGGCGCACGTATTGTCCGCGTGCATGATGTGGCGCAGACGCGCGATGCAGTTGCCGTTTGGGAGGCGGTACGGTTCGGCGTGTCCTGA
- a CDS encoding YhbY family RNA-binding protein: MIELSPARRRELRAAAHHLNPVVSVAGNGLTPTVLGEIDRSLQAHELIKIKVHGTERSDRDALMQAICEELGAAPVQHIGTILVVWRERREEEATASPKTASAVNTPRAAKAKSARAFAATARRTALIKAAADKKRLAEKRTRSPVRKSGPLGNK; encoded by the coding sequence ATGATCGAACTATCCCCTGCCCGTCGCCGCGAATTGCGGGCCGCGGCCCACCATCTGAACCCGGTTGTCAGCGTCGCGGGCAACGGGCTCACGCCGACCGTGCTGGGCGAGATCGACCGTTCCCTGCAGGCACATGAGCTTATCAAGATCAAGGTTCATGGTACCGAGCGCAGCGACCGCGATGCGCTGATGCAGGCAATCTGTGAGGAACTCGGCGCTGCCCCGGTGCAGCACATTGGGACGATCCTGGTCGTGTGGCGCGAACGTCGCGAAGAGGAAGCGACCGCGTCGCCGAAGACCGCCTCTGCGGTAAACACGCCGCGAGCCGCCAAGGCCAAGTCGGCCCGCGCATTCGCTGCCACGGCGCGACGCACCGCGCTCATCAAGGCCGCCGCGGACAAGAAACGGCTGGCAGAAAAGCGCACCAGAAGCCCCGTTCGCAAGTCCGGGCCGCTCGGCAACAAGTGA
- the greA gene encoding transcription elongation factor GreA: MNKTPLTVNGAEKLRIELHRLKTVDRPSVIAAIAEARSHGDLSENAEYDAAKERQGFVEGRIKEVEGKIANAQIIDPRLLDADGRCVFGATVNLEDMESGKAVTYQIVGDDEADIKENKISISSPIARALIGKYAGDIAEVQAPGGVREYEIIEVLYI, encoded by the coding sequence ATGAACAAGACTCCCCTTACCGTGAATGGTGCGGAAAAACTCCGCATCGAACTGCATCGCCTCAAGACCGTCGATCGTCCGAGCGTGATCGCGGCGATCGCCGAAGCGCGCTCGCACGGCGATCTCTCCGAAAACGCTGAATACGACGCGGCGAAGGAGCGTCAGGGCTTCGTCGAGGGCCGGATCAAGGAAGTCGAGGGAAAGATCGCGAACGCGCAGATTATCGATCCGCGCCTTCTCGATGCCGATGGGCGCTGTGTATTCGGCGCGACCGTGAACCTTGAGGACATGGAGTCAGGGAAGGCGGTCACCTACCAGATCGTCGGTGACGACGAGGCCGACATCAAGGAGAACAAGATTTCCATCAGTTCTCCAATCGCCCGCGCGCTGATCGGCAAGTACGCCGGCGACATCGCCGAGGTGCAGGCTCCAGGCGGCGTGCGTGAATACGAGATTATCGAAGTACTCTACATCTGA
- the pstC gene encoding phosphate ABC transporter permease subunit PstC, whose product MQENNSGGAAALVPYGPLSVSDRLAKKTLRNFKERVIELLLLGAAFVSVLTTVGIIWVLVSESVNFFGTVSIWDFLTDTMWTPLFAEPRYGILPLLAGTLTTSAVALVVAIPLGTTIAIYLSEFARPAVRELVKPFLELLGGIPTIVYGYFALMVVIPILQLLMPELSGFNMLGAGIVMGIAIIPYVSSLAEDAMRAVPMSMREGSYAMGATRLQTALRVVFPAALSGILSAYILGISRAVGETMIVAVAAGMQPNFTLNPLEPAQTISAYIVQVALGDLPHGSIGYQSIFAAGLSLMLMTLALNLVGHVVRRRYREAY is encoded by the coding sequence ATGCAAGAAAACAATTCCGGCGGTGCCGCCGCACTCGTGCCCTACGGTCCGCTCTCCGTCAGCGACCGCCTGGCGAAGAAGACGCTGCGCAACTTCAAGGAGCGCGTAATCGAGCTCCTGCTTCTGGGGGCTGCGTTCGTCTCGGTCCTCACGACGGTCGGCATCATCTGGGTGCTGGTAAGCGAATCGGTCAATTTCTTCGGCACCGTATCGATCTGGGACTTTCTCACGGACACGATGTGGACGCCGCTGTTCGCCGAGCCGCGCTACGGGATCCTGCCGTTGTTGGCGGGTACGCTGACCACCTCTGCCGTAGCCTTGGTCGTGGCGATCCCGCTGGGAACCACGATCGCGATCTATCTTTCCGAATTCGCCCGCCCGGCGGTTCGTGAGTTGGTAAAGCCCTTTCTCGAACTCCTCGGCGGCATTCCCACCATCGTGTACGGGTACTTTGCCCTGATGGTAGTCATTCCGATACTTCAACTGCTCATGCCGGAGCTGTCGGGATTCAACATGCTCGGGGCCGGCATCGTCATGGGTATCGCTATCATTCCGTACGTGAGCTCCCTTGCCGAAGACGCCATGCGCGCGGTCCCGATGAGCATGCGCGAAGGTTCGTATGCCATGGGCGCAACCCGGCTGCAGACGGCGCTTCGTGTTGTCTTCCCGGCGGCCTTGTCGGGCATCCTGTCCGCGTACATCCTGGGCATTTCGCGTGCCGTGGGAGAAACCATGATCGTGGCGGTGGCGGCAGGCATGCAACCCAACTTTACGTTGAATCCGCTCGAGCCGGCACAGACGATCTCCGCCTACATCGTGCAGGTTGCACTGGGCGATCTGCCGCACGGTTCCATCGGCTACCAGTCGATCTTCGCGGCCGGTCTGAGCCTGATGCTCATGACGCTTGCCCTGAATCTTGTCGGACACGTCGTGCGGCGTCGATACCGCGAAGCTTATTAA